A single region of the Neomonachus schauinslandi chromosome 3, ASM220157v2, whole genome shotgun sequence genome encodes:
- the ANKZF1 gene encoding ankyrin repeat and zinc finger domain-containing protein 1, with protein MSPVSAATQVPTLVSLFDLNADAPILQGLSLVSHPSGEALAQALRTSCPGSGETASPERRPLQGPLDISDKLFCSTCDQNFHNHQEQREHYKLDWHRFNLKQRLKDKPLLSALDFEKQSSTGDLSSISGSEDSDSASEEDLQIPDEERAEFEKPSRPQGFHPHRVLFQNARGQFLYAYRCVLGPHQVPPEEPELLLHNLQNGGPRHSVVLMAAAGHFAGAIFQGRDVVTHKTFHRYTVRAKRGTAQGIRDARGGASRSAGANLRRHNEAMLYKDVRDLLAGPVWAKALGEAGTVLLRAPRSGQSLFFGGHGAPLQRGDPRLWDIPLATRRPTFRELQRVLHKLTTLHVHGEDPRETVRLDSPQTHWKTRAGKKAIEAERKVSSDENEALGQNEESPKQGSESEGEDSFQVELELVELTVGTLDLREFEVLPKRRRRKRNKKERSRDLEAGAHGTLPQQPQGDDEAFSQSAQAHAAPLGPFLDEAKTPDQSELWDMLLAACRAGDVGMLKLQLAAGLIGPGVLSLLSAPLGSSGFTLLHAAAAAGRGSVVRLLLEAGADPTVQDSRARPPYTVAADKPTRNEFRRFMEKNPDAYDYSKAQVPGPLTPEMEARQAMRKREQKAARRQREERQRKQWEQEEKEHQEQQRFAALSDREKRALAAERRLAAQLGAPPPQTPSSAALSGPRCWSCGTSLQGLTPFHYLDFSFCSTRCLRDHRCQAAKASS; from the exons ATGTCGCCGGTTTCAGCAGCAACCCAGGTTCCTACGTTGGTCTCCCTCTTTGACCTCAACGCGGATGCTCCGATCCTTCAGGGCCTCAGCCTGGTGAGCCACCCTTCTGGGGAGGCTCTGGCCCAGGCTCTGCGGACTTCCTGTCCAG GTTCAGGGGAGACAGCAAGCCCAGAAAGAAGACCACTCCAGGGTCCGCTGGATATTTCAGACAAGTTATTTTGTTCCACTTGTGACCAGAACTTCCACAACCACCAGGAACAG AGGGAACATTATAAGCTTGACTGGCATCGGTTTAACCTAAAGCAACGTCTCAAGGACAAGCCTCTCCTGTCTGCCCTGGATTTTGAAAAGCAGAGTTCCACAG GAGATCTTTCCAGCATCTCAGGATCAGAGGACTCAGACTCAGCCAGTGAGGAGGACTTGCAGATACCGGATGAGGAGAGGGCTGAGTTTGAGAAGCCCAGCAGACCCCAAGGCTTCCACCCCCATCGGGTTCTTTTCCAAAACGCTCGGGGCCAGTTTCTTTATGCCTATCGCTGTGTGCTGGGCCCTCACCAG gtgcccccagaagaaCCTGAACTGCTGCTACACAACCTGCAAAACGGAGGTCCCAGACACTCTGTGGTGCTCATGGCTGCAGCTGGGCACTTTGCTGGAGCCATTTTCCAAGG AAGAGACGTGGTGACCCACAAAACCTTTCACCGCTACACAGTGCGGGCCAAGCGGGGCACAGCCCAGGGAATTCGGGATGCCCGGGGTGGGGCTTCTCGTTCTGCCGGAGCCAACCTGAGGCGCCATAATGAAGCCATGTTATACAAG GATGTTCGTGACCTGCTGGCAGGGCCAGTCTGGGCTAAAGCGCTGGGGGAGGCTGGGACAGTACTGCTGCGTGCTCCCCGCTCTGGCCAGTCCCTGTTCTTCGGAGGCCATGGGGCACCCTTGCAACGGGGGGATCCCCGACTTTGGGATATCCCCCTCGCTACCCGCAGACCCACCTTCCGAGAGCTACAGCGTGTGCTCCATAAGCTGACCACCTTGCATGTCCATG GAGAAGACCCCCGGGAGACAGTCAGGTTGGACTCACCTCAGACACACTGGAAGACGAGAGCAGGGAAGAAGGCTATCGAGGCAGAAAGAAAGGTCTCCAGTGATGAAAATGAGGCCCTTGGGCAGAATGAGGAATCTCCCAAACAGG GTTCAGAGTCGGAGGGAGAGGACAGCTTCCAGGTAGAGTTGGAGCTAGTTGAGTTGACAGTGGGGACCCTGGATCTTCGTGAGTTTGAGGTACTGCCAAagcggaggaggaggaaaaggaataagaaggagagaagcagagacctGGAGGCCGGGGCACATGGGACTCTTCCCCAGCAACCTCAAGGAGATGATGAGGCCTTCTCACAGTCCGCCCAGGCACACGCAGCCCCTTTGGGGCCTTTCCTGGATGAGGCCAAGACCCCTGATCAGTCAGAGCTCTGGGACATGCTTCTAGCTGCTTGTCGAGCCGGAGATGTTGGGATGTTGAAACTCCAGCTAGCTGCCGGCCTCATAGGCCCTGGAGTTCTGTCTCTGCTCAGTGCCCCCTTGGGCTCCAGTGGCTTCACCCTCCTGCATGCAGCAGCTGCAGCTGGGAGAGGCTCAGTGGTTCGCCTGCTGCTGGAGGCAGGTGCCGACCCTACCGTGCA GGACTCCCGGGCCCGGCCACCATATACAGTTGCAGCTGACAAGCCAACGCGTAATGAGTTCCGAAGGTTCATGGAGAAGAATCCAGATGCTTACGATTACAGCAAGGCTCAG GTGCCAGGGCCACTGACGCCAGAAATGGAGGCACGGCAGGCTATGCGgaaaagggagcagaaggctGCCCGGCGGCAGCGGGAGGAACGGCAGCGGAAGCAGtgggagcaggaggagaaggagcacCAAGAGCAGCAGCGCTTTGCCGCCCTCAGCGACCGAGAGAAG AGGGCTCTGGCCGCAGAGCGCCGGCTGGCTGCCCAGCTGGGAGCCCCACCCCCGCAGACCCCCAGCTCTGCAGCCCTCAGTGGTCC ACGCTGCTGGAGCTGTGGGACGTCCCTCCAAGGCCTCACTCCCTTTCACTatcttgacttctctttctgctccacACGCTGCCTCCGGGATCACCGCTGCCAGGCCGCCAAGGCCTCTTCCTGA
- the GLB1L gene encoding beta-galactosidase-1-like protein isoform X1 — protein MAPKKLLCLPVLLLPLLTLLPQADTRSFVVDRENDRFLLDGAPFRYVSGSLHYFRVPRVLWADRLFKMRMSGLNTVQFYVPWNYHEPEPGVYNFNGSRDLFAFLNEASVANLLVILRPGPYICAEWDMGGLPAWLLQKPDIHLRTSDPDFLAAVDSWFKVLLPRLYPWLYHNGGNIISIQVENEYGSYRACDFSYMRHLAGLFRALLGDRILLFTTDGPEGLKCGSLQGLYTTVDFGPADNMTKIFALLRKYEPRGPLVNSEYYTGWLDYWGQNHSTRSVLAVTTGLENMLKLGASVNMYMFHGGTNFGFWNGADEKGRFLPITTSYDYDAPISEAGDPTPKLFALRNVISEFQEIPLGPLPPPSPKMMFGPLTLHLDGDLLAFLDFLCPQGPIRSILPMSFEAVKQDRGFVLYRTYLTYTVSEPTQFWVPNSGVHDRAYVMVDGVFQGVLERNMKHQLFLMGKVGAKVDILLENMGRLSFGSNSSDFKGLLEPPILGQTVLTQWLMFPLKVDKLVKWWFPLQLMKRSRPQVPSGPTFYSTTFPILGEGGDTFLFLPGWTKGQVWINGFNLGRYWTKRGPQETLYVPRPLLLSGGALNKITVLELENVPSQPQIQFLDRPILNSTLHKTYIYSLSADTQSAFEPMELSGH, from the exons GCAGACACTCGGTCGTTCGTAGTGGATCGGGAAAATGACAGATTCCTCCTAGATGGGGCCCCGTTCCGCTACGTGTCTGGCAGCCTGCACTACTTTCGGGTACCACGGGTGCTTTGGGCAGACCGGCTTTTCAAGATGCGAATGAGTGGCCTCAACACTGTACAGTT ttatgTGCCCTGGAACTACCATGAGCCAGAGCCTGGGGTCTATAACTTTAATGGCAGCCGGGACCTCTTTGCATTTCTGAATGAGGCATCTGTAGCGAACCTGTTGGTCATACTGAGACCAGGACCTTACATCTGTGCAGAATGGGACATG GGGGGTCTCCCAGCCTGGTTGCTTCAAAAACCTGATATACATCTGAGAACCTCAGACCCAG ACTTTCTTGCCGCAGTGGACTCCTGGTTCAAGGTCTTGCTGCCCAGGTTATATCCATGGCTCTACCACAATGGGGGCAACATCATTAGCATTCAG GTGGAGAATGAATATGGTAGCTACAGAGCCTGTGACTTCAGCTACATGAGGCACCTGGCTGGGCTCTTCCGTGCGCTGCTAGGAGACAGGATCTTGCTCTTCACCACAGATGGGCCTGAAGGACTCAAATGTGGCTCCCTCCAGGGACTCTATACCACTGTGGATTTTGGCCCAG CTGACAACATGACCAAAATCTTTGCCCTGCTGCGGAAGTATGAACCCCGTGGGCCACTG GTGAACTCCGAGTACTACACAGGCTGGCTGGATTACTGGGGTCAGAATCACTCCACGCGGTCCGTGTTGGCTGTGACCACAGGCCTAGAGAACATGCTGAAGCTGGGAGCCAGTGTGAACAT GTACATGTTCCACGGAGGTACCAACTTTGGATTCTGGAATG GTGCTGATGAGAAGGGACGCTTTCTTCCAATTACTACCAGCTATGACTACGATGCACCAATATCTGAAGCAGGGGACCCCACACCTAAGCTTTTTGCTCTTCGAAACGTCATCAGCGAG TTCCAGGAAATTCCCTTGGGACCTTTACCTCCCCCCAGCCCTAAGATGATGTTTGGACCTCTGACCCTGCATCTG GATGGGGATTTGCTGGCTTTCCTAGACTTCCTGTGCCCCCAAGGGCCCATCCGTTCAATCTTGCCAATGTCCTTTGAGGCTGTCAAACAG GACCGTGGCTTTGTGTTGTACCGGACCTATCTGACCTATACTGTTTCTGAGCCAACACAGTTCTGGGTTCCTAACAGTGGAGTCCACGACCGTGCCTATGTGATGGTAGATGGG GTGTTTCAGGGTGTTCTGGAACGAAACATGAAACACCAACTATTTTTGATGGGGAAAGTAGGGGCCAAAGTGGACATCTTACTGGAGAACATGGGGAGGCTCAGTTTCGGGTCTAACAGCAGTGACTTCAAG GGCCTGTTAGAACCCCCAATTCTGGGGCAAACAGTCCTCACCCAGTGGCTGATGTTCCCTCTGAAAGTTGATAAGCTTGTAAAGTGGTGGTTTCCCCTCCAGTTGATGAAAAGGTCACGTCCTCAAGTTCCCTCTGGCCCCACCTTCTACTCCACAACGTTTCCAATTTTAGGAGAAGGCGGGGACACTTTTCTCTTTCTACCTGGATGGACCAAG gGCCAAGTCTGGATCAACGGGTTTAACTTGGGCCGGTACTGGACAAAGCGGGGGCCACAAGAGACCCTCTATGTGCCAAGACCCCTGCTGCTTTCTGGGGGAGCCCTCAACAAAATCACAGTGCTGGAGCTAGAAAACGTGCCTTCTCAGCCCCAAATCCAGTTTCTGGATAGGCCTATCCTAAACAGCACCTTGCATAAGACATACATCTATTCCCTCTCAGCTGATACACAAAGTGCCTTTGAACCAATGGAGTTAAGTGGGCACTGA
- the GLB1L gene encoding beta-galactosidase-1-like protein isoform X2, protein MAPKKLLCLPVLLLPLLTLLPQADTRSFVVDRENDRFLLDGAPFRYVSGSLHYFRVPRVLWADRLFKMRMSGLNTVQFYVPWNYHEPEPGVYNFNGSRDLFAFLNEASVANLLVILRPGPYICAEWDMGGLPAWLLQKPDIHLRTSDPADNMTKIFALLRKYEPRGPLVNSEYYTGWLDYWGQNHSTRSVLAVTTGLENMLKLGASVNMYMFHGGTNFGFWNGADEKGRFLPITTSYDYDAPISEAGDPTPKLFALRNVISEFQEIPLGPLPPPSPKMMFGPLTLHLDGDLLAFLDFLCPQGPIRSILPMSFEAVKQDRGFVLYRTYLTYTVSEPTQFWVPNSGVHDRAYVMVDGVFQGVLERNMKHQLFLMGKVGAKVDILLENMGRLSFGSNSSDFKGLLEPPILGQTVLTQWLMFPLKVDKLVKWWFPLQLMKRSRPQVPSGPTFYSTTFPILGEGGDTFLFLPGWTKGQVWINGFNLGRYWTKRGPQETLYVPRPLLLSGGALNKITVLELENVPSQPQIQFLDRPILNSTLHKTYIYSLSADTQSAFEPMELSGH, encoded by the exons GCAGACACTCGGTCGTTCGTAGTGGATCGGGAAAATGACAGATTCCTCCTAGATGGGGCCCCGTTCCGCTACGTGTCTGGCAGCCTGCACTACTTTCGGGTACCACGGGTGCTTTGGGCAGACCGGCTTTTCAAGATGCGAATGAGTGGCCTCAACACTGTACAGTT ttatgTGCCCTGGAACTACCATGAGCCAGAGCCTGGGGTCTATAACTTTAATGGCAGCCGGGACCTCTTTGCATTTCTGAATGAGGCATCTGTAGCGAACCTGTTGGTCATACTGAGACCAGGACCTTACATCTGTGCAGAATGGGACATG GGGGGTCTCCCAGCCTGGTTGCTTCAAAAACCTGATATACATCTGAGAACCTCAGACCCAG CTGACAACATGACCAAAATCTTTGCCCTGCTGCGGAAGTATGAACCCCGTGGGCCACTG GTGAACTCCGAGTACTACACAGGCTGGCTGGATTACTGGGGTCAGAATCACTCCACGCGGTCCGTGTTGGCTGTGACCACAGGCCTAGAGAACATGCTGAAGCTGGGAGCCAGTGTGAACAT GTACATGTTCCACGGAGGTACCAACTTTGGATTCTGGAATG GTGCTGATGAGAAGGGACGCTTTCTTCCAATTACTACCAGCTATGACTACGATGCACCAATATCTGAAGCAGGGGACCCCACACCTAAGCTTTTTGCTCTTCGAAACGTCATCAGCGAG TTCCAGGAAATTCCCTTGGGACCTTTACCTCCCCCCAGCCCTAAGATGATGTTTGGACCTCTGACCCTGCATCTG GATGGGGATTTGCTGGCTTTCCTAGACTTCCTGTGCCCCCAAGGGCCCATCCGTTCAATCTTGCCAATGTCCTTTGAGGCTGTCAAACAG GACCGTGGCTTTGTGTTGTACCGGACCTATCTGACCTATACTGTTTCTGAGCCAACACAGTTCTGGGTTCCTAACAGTGGAGTCCACGACCGTGCCTATGTGATGGTAGATGGG GTGTTTCAGGGTGTTCTGGAACGAAACATGAAACACCAACTATTTTTGATGGGGAAAGTAGGGGCCAAAGTGGACATCTTACTGGAGAACATGGGGAGGCTCAGTTTCGGGTCTAACAGCAGTGACTTCAAG GGCCTGTTAGAACCCCCAATTCTGGGGCAAACAGTCCTCACCCAGTGGCTGATGTTCCCTCTGAAAGTTGATAAGCTTGTAAAGTGGTGGTTTCCCCTCCAGTTGATGAAAAGGTCACGTCCTCAAGTTCCCTCTGGCCCCACCTTCTACTCCACAACGTTTCCAATTTTAGGAGAAGGCGGGGACACTTTTCTCTTTCTACCTGGATGGACCAAG gGCCAAGTCTGGATCAACGGGTTTAACTTGGGCCGGTACTGGACAAAGCGGGGGCCACAAGAGACCCTCTATGTGCCAAGACCCCTGCTGCTTTCTGGGGGAGCCCTCAACAAAATCACAGTGCTGGAGCTAGAAAACGTGCCTTCTCAGCCCCAAATCCAGTTTCTGGATAGGCCTATCCTAAACAGCACCTTGCATAAGACATACATCTATTCCCTCTCAGCTGATACACAAAGTGCCTTTGAACCAATGGAGTTAAGTGGGCACTGA